Genomic window (Equus asinus isolate D_3611 breed Donkey chromosome 8, EquAss-T2T_v2, whole genome shotgun sequence):
AGATGCACATcagaataattaatattttagggAGTAGGTACAGGCTGAAGGAGGCAAGAGGGAGCCTTCCAGGATGTTGGAAAAGTTCACATTTTGACCTCAGGAGTGGTCATATGTACATATACTTAAGTGGAAATTCATCACATTGTAATTTAGAGATTTTTGATCTTTATAGTATGTAActtatgcctcaataaaaattttaaactaaaattatcACATATCCTCCATTAGTTCCTGTTCTGACTAATGGACACAGTGATATTTTAGATTCTCAGAAATTGGTGCCAGATCACATACCCAATATTTGGAGTATTTCCTTTATGCAATGCAGATCACTCTGATAAATGGCCTCAGGTTCCTTTGAAGAAGCTAAGGAGATGAATTAGAGTATAAATTTTTGACAGCATATCAGGGTCCCCTCAATAGGACCAGGTGTTTCCTTCTTTAAAGGGTTCTGAGAGGTTCCAGTTTAAGATAGTAACATAGGAGTCTCCTGAACTCCCCTTATCCCCTGgacacaccaaatctacagctacatatAGAACAATTctctctgaaagaaatccagaaactagctgaCTCCTACACATgggacaaatgagaaaaaaaaaaaaaaaccatatcaAAATGGGTAGAAGAGGCAGAGACATACTCTCCCCATAAACCCCACCGCTAGTGTGGTGACATGATCAGGAGGGAACTCACAGCTCCCAGCTTCTCCTTGAGGAGTGAAGGATTTGGACTCAACATCCAGCACCCTAATTTTTAAGACTTCCATCTGAGGGACAGACCTCCAAAGCATCTAGCTCTGAAAACCAATGGGGCTTGTACCCACACAAGGCTCACAAGACCATGGCAAAAACgtaacaattctttttttttttttttaagattttatttttttcctttttctccccaaagccccccgtacatagttgtatattcttcgttgtgggtccttctagttgtggcatgtgggacactgcctcagcgtggtttgatgagcagtgccatgtccacgcccaggattcgaaccaacgaaacactgggccgcctgtagcggaacgcatgaacttaaccactcggccacggggccagcccccaaaaacgTAACAGTTCTTAATGGGCTTGCAAGGACTTGCCATGGCTGTTTCACCAAGGCTCAGAGCAGAAGCAGCAGACCGAAAAGTCCATCTCTGAGTCTTTCCTGACAAGAGGCCTCTTTGCATATCTTAAAAGCTACAGCCTGAGTGCcttctaatttaacacacatctagggACCAACTGCAATACTCTCTGGACACGAGGGAGGCCTAAGGGCACCATGTTTTCACGctccctctgccccactccaGGTCACTAGTATCTCCCTAGAAGGAGCTTCTGCACACATCTGGCATCCAAGCTTTTGTGGTTGCTGCCCAGAGAACATATCCACTGatagcctggctctggtggccagtgaGGCTTGTGTTTAGGGTTCAATGGGACcatagcaaacaaaaaaaaacagcttttaaCTGGCTATCCCCCCAGAGCTCAATGGAGAGGCAGCAGATAGAAATGTCTATCTCCGGGACCTGGCCCGGTCAtgcagcggttaagcgcacacgttccactttggccgccccaagttcgccagttcagatcccgggtgcagacacagcactgtttggcaaaccacgctgtggtaggcatcccacatataaagtagaggaagatggtcacggatgttagctcagggccagtcttcctcagcaaaaagagaaggactgacAGCAGTTAgttactcttcctcaaaaaaaagaaagaaagaaagaaatgtctatCTCCCAGTCTTTCTGTGACAGAAGATGATTTGTATATCTTAAAAGCTTCAGCTCGAGGGTCAAGCTCCTAATTTAATGCACATTTAGAGATAAACTCCAATCCTCTCTGGAGACTGGAGAGGCTGGTGGGCAAAGTCTCTGTGTTCTCCCTCTGGCCCGCTCCAGGTCACTAATATCTCTCCGGAAGCAGCTTGTGCACACACCTGGCACCCCAGCTTTTGTATCTGAGCACACTCTTTGACCACCTGGCTAGGGTGGCCAGTAGTGATAGTATTTGAAGGACTCATAGGACTATAgcaaagaaacagttcttaactgGCCAGaccccagggctcagcacagagaAAGCAGACAGAAATACCCGTCACAAAGTCTTTCCCTAAAAGAGATCtttttgcatactttaaaagctgctgcctggtGATCTGGCTTCCTATCGGTCTGCATGTAGCACCTCACTAAGATGCTCCCCTTTGGGACATCGACAGGTattggcacaccctcaactactgggagccactaagaacaaagaggacagcttggacaatcacaaagatTTGTGAGACAACCAAGAGGCCAGGCTGGGCTAAGTGATAGATAAGGTCCGTCTTCTATACAGACCACTCCTTTAGGCCTGGGAGAGGTGACTGTTTTATCTATTGCATAGACTGCAACACAGAgcgtcaaggaaaatgaagaaataaaggaatattttcaaacaaaagaacaagataaaactccagaaacagaacttaatgaaatggagataaatgaCTCACCTGTAAAGAGTTCAAAACAAAGGTAATGATGATCACCAAGGTCAGGAGAACAACGAATGGACAAAgcgagaatttcaacaaagagatagaaaatataagaaagtaccaaacacaagtcacagagctgaaaaataaaataattgaaatgaaaatttcacgtCCCCTAATCCTCCAGGGAAAGCTACACACCTCaggattgctcccagctggcCGTGAAGCTCCGTGacttgtgaaggtggcttttttctctccagaaaggaatttctgcctctcccaTCTCAGTCAGggctgtcccttgttgcaggggttctttttatccagttttcagttctctctcaggggtattTGTTTCAAGAATGGTTGTGACTTGGTTGTGTTcgtggaaggaggtgagttcagagtctgcctatgccaccatcttgacaccaactGTCTTGAACTGAAAATTTCAATAAAGGGGTTCACGGCAGACTAGATGAAgtggaagaaaagatcagtgaactcgAAGGCAAGGCAGTGGGATTCATCCAAACAGAGgagcaaaaagtaaaataaatgagaggaagaaaaaatggcAATGTAGGAGAACCCAGCTTCCCCATACCTCCACAAAAGTCATCAATTAGGCAGCCATccgtaaaaaaaaaatagctcttgGAGACTTCTAGAGTCCACTAGGTAAGTTTTAGCAATGTTGtggaacaaaaaaaaatgagaaaatcacacaagaagagaaggaagacagcttcATTGTGCCTGCATCATTCCGTCTCTAGTGGGCATTGCTCAGGACCAAGAAGGAACTTCTCAGCGAGGAAGTTCCTCTAACCAAGAGAGGAAGAGCCTGGTGAGCAACAAGCTTCTCCAGCCCCTGCAGACACTGCTCAAAGGCCCCACTTGGATTTCACCTGACTCAGACCCACAAAGCTGAGATGCATAGAGCCAgctaggaacaaggaagaaaagcagaggctATTAGCAAACACAGTAGGAGTCTTCATCATTCACAAAGATCTGCCCCGCAGACCAACTCAGCAGCTTCCCTCAACAACAAACTCATCAGTGAGCTCAGCTGCTGCAGGTCTTGCcagctgcccccgcccccccccccacaggtGTTTGCATTACTGATGCCAGTCTCCTTAGTccctcctggctccctccttTCACTCCCACTGGAGCCTTGACCCACACTGATACATCCAAGGTCTCTACAACTGTGCAAGTGTAAGACACCAGCTACCTGAGTCCTTCCTCACCCAGGAGCTACACTCACAGCCAGCCTAGGCTTCTGCAGCATCATGAGTGCAACACACCAGCCTAGCTGCCCCTGGCTGACTCCAACCACTGTGCCTGCACCTGAGGATAGCCCCTCCAGTTGTGCACCTGCATACCATTGGCCTGGCACCTGTCACTGGCCTCCACTATAGCATGCACAGACACAGGGGAGAACACGCAGCCACAGGAGAGCTCATCTACATCCAGGGTCCCCATAGCTGCTTGTGGGCACAGATCAGGCCCTGTCTTCCATCACTGGTTGGCACCATCACACCCACCCATTGATAGCCCCTCCAGCTGTGTACCTGCATGCCCATAGCCCAGCTCCCATCACTGGCTTCCACTGCAGTGTTGAACATCCAGGAGAGACAGTGCAGCCACAGGATAGCACACTGACACCCGAGGTCCCCACAGCTGCTTCCAGGCCCAGATAAAGCCCTGTCTTCTGTCTCTGACTGGCACCACCATGCCCACCTGTATCTAGTCCCTCCAGCTGTACACCTACATGCCCCGAACCTAACCCTTGTCACTGACCTTCACTGCAGTATGCATGCCCAGGGGGAGAGAGTGCAGCCACAAGAGAACACACTGACAACAAGGACCCCCAAAGCTGCTTACAGGAGCAGATCACGTTCTGTCTTCTGACACTGGCTGGCATCACCATGCCCACCTGTAATTAGTCCCTCCAGCTGTGTACCTGCACACACCTCTCAGCCTGATCCCTGTCACTGGCCTCCAAGGCAGTGTGCATGCCTAAGTGTGTGGCCACAGGAGAACTCACTAACTCACTAACATCCAGGGCCCCCACAGTGCTTGAGGGTCCAGATCAGCCCCTGCCTTCTGTCACTGGCCAGCACCACCATGCCCACATATAGCTAGTCCCTCCAGTTGTGCACATACTTGccctccagcccaactcccataATTGGCCTCCACAGCAGTATGCACACCCAGAGTAGAGTATGCAGTCATAGGAGAGCACACTGACATCCAGGGCCTCTGCAGCTACCAAAGAACTCATAGTTGGCACCCACCCTTGCTACCTACCAAAATATAGTGAACATATTTCTGGATATCTCTTTCTACCTGTAGCATACTCTTTACATCATCTACTTAATTATTAAAGTCATCAAATATTGATCTCCATCATGACATTTAATGAGttagtattattatattttatgtatatatatatatattaacctAGATAACATTTACCcaacataatatttaaaatacacatcagGTGTTGTTATAGCTGCTTTATAGTCAACAAACATTGATTGGTCCCTTTTATATGCTGGACCCTCTTCCAGGCACCAACTGAAGAGCTGCTGGAGGCAATTATGCCATCATCAGGGAATCAAGTACAGCCTTACTACAGGGCTGACAGGTCCTGGTCAattattatttggaaatattgaGAGAGtcccaaaaagcacatgaaaagaaaccAACATTTACATGGAACACTATTTCTAAAGACTTGTTTGGTGGAATATTgcagttaaaaaaagaataagttagaaaatatactgtaaatattATTATCAAAAAATTACAATATACCATCTCAGTGGGTATGCAATTGTATCATAATTCCTCTGGACTGGCAAGCAGTACTTTACAACATGTCTACAGATTAACTTTGATTTTGACCAATATGATTGATTGACTAATTGTAAAATAATTCCCAAAACTGCTTTCTTTGTCACTATGAAGAAGGAAATATTCAAGTATATTAATCGCATCCAAATTTATCTGGTTACCTTAGTGGGAGCCTTGATAACTGATACAAGCAGACTCCTGAAAATCCCTAAGATTCCATAGGGAATGATTGTActctttagaatatttttattgatgatttttaaaGCTCTCTTTGAACCTTTTGCTCAAAGGTTTAACTTCTCAAGAAAGGCCTTTCCTGAACGGGGACAACACAACCACCACACTCTCCCATCCTCCAATATGCACCATCTGTTTCCCTGCCTTATTTTCCTTGGCACTCATCACAATCAAGCTTGttgtattttgtgtttatttgttcatttcctgcctttctcaaataaaagaaagctccacaaaggcagggatttttctgttttgtctattTTGCTCTTTGCTATATCTCTATTGTTTGTCAAATGTAGTGCTCAGTATTTGTTGAGTTGATTCATTCAGTTACGGTGGTAAGCAAGGGAGATAAGATCTATGTTCTTTTGGAGCTTATGTTTTAACTGTGGGAAGATacatgttatggactgaatgtttgtgtccccctaaaattcacgtgttgaaatcctaacctccaatgtgatggtactaGGAGGTAAGACTTTTGGGAGTTGATTttgtcatgaggatggagccctcataaatgggattagtgcccttatagaagagaccccagagagctctctgacTCCTTCTCCcctatgaggacacagcaagaagatggtcACCTATGAACCGGAAATGTACCCTCACAAGACatcaaatctgccagcaccttgatcttggccttcccacCCTCTAGAGCTatgatgaaaaaaatgtttattgtctAATCCACCCAATCATGGCATTTCTACTATAGCAGTCCAAACGGACTAagacaatgtatttaaaaaatatatagaatttggAGTGTTgtgaaaaaaaatgtggaaagatgGTAGACAATGACTAGGGTGAGGAGGGCCTAAGTTAAAATTAGATGATCAGCAAGGTCCTACTGAATAAATGAGGAGCTGAAGAACAAAGTGACAAAAAGGAGGGCAACTTGGGGACAGAATCTTACAGGTCAATGAAAGTAGTGCAAAGACCTCTTAAATGCTTGCATTCCTGGAGAGACACAGGGAGGAAATGGGAGAAGGCGGATGGGATAACAGGAGCCAGGTCATGGTGCAATTGGTAAGTCAAGGTAAGGAGTCTGAATTTTACTCTAATTGCCTTAAAGATTTCAAAccgttaaatgaattatttttaagaatgctTTTGGCTACCACATGGAGAATGGATTGAAAGGGGAGAAAGTTAGAGCAAGGAAGCAAGATAGGAAGCCATTGGGTaatccaggaaagaaaaagacagtggCTCAGTGTATGGCAGTGGCAGTAGAAATGGACAGAAGAGGTAAAAGTCGAAATAGCTGAAATTTTCAGGGTGAGGCAGGGGTGTAATTAAGGATGACTCTTAGGTTTCTGGCCAGTAAGAGATAGACGTTTGTTCCATTTACCATGATGAAGAAGACTGGGTTGATAGCAGATTTGGTGCAGTAGAAATCAAGAGTTCTATTTTAGCCATGATTAGATTCATATTTTTGTTAGACGTCCAAATGTGAGTGAAATTAAGCAGTTGGAATTACCAATTTGATGTTTAATAGAGAAgactggaaatataaatttgaaaaccatCAATATGTAGGTGACATTTAAAGCCTTGGAACTATATGATATTAACCAGAGAGGCAGTATAAACAGGGAAGGATAGAACCCCTGGTGAGGGCAAAGAAATCTCAGACtctgtatttctaaaatttccacaCGCACCAGTCAATCCTGATATAGCCAAATGGGGAAGCACTgctaataatttcattttaaatggttCCCATAAGTAAAGGAAGCAAGGGgaaaaaatgggtaaataaaaagGGGACAGAAAAACACATCTGGATTCAGTCAGAGGGGTTCAAAAAGACATTATATTGTACATCTAAGGTGAAGGCATCTGCTTCACAATCTGGGTTTACCCATTCCTGGAAAAACAATGAGAaacttttcaaaaagttaaagaatccAGATGATTTCTCTAACTTCTCCAGAGTAGCAAACCCATGGAATATAATCACAGGATAAGGAGCAAGGGACTAGGAAATCACTGTGCAGGAACTCAATTAAAGTAGATGTATATACATGGCAGCTTATATACATTTCTGCTTCTCAAAAAAccttgaatatttttattcttgaacttaaattataaaattcaatTACAACGTTAaagaagttgttttttaaaaagaaaagtagagccgtagaaaatttaaataaaggggaagagaagaaaatacatgaGTGAAATTGAGATGTCTAGTAAAAGTGAATATTTTCAAGTATCCATATGTTTAGAATTTTGATAGACAAAAATGTGCCATTGATTGTATGCTTCTTATAGTCaccattattaataatatttataaagaatatatacacaaatatccatGTACACTAGATATATAATCCTAAAAAAAGTGGTTGAAGGGGGGAAGTATTTACCAGATGTTTTGTGTATTACCAGTATGAGCTCTTACAAAattgataaaaatgaatatttttatggcATACAGATCCCCTGAATTGACTGAAatagtaatagctaacacttatttGAATCTTTACTATTTGCCAACCGGTATTGTAATATTTTACATACgttaaatttatttaatcctcatactaactctttaaatgtattattacTATCCCCCTAATATAGATAAGAAATCTGAGGCACCAAaatgttaagtaactttcccaagttcGCACAGTTGATAAGTGGAACCACCAGGATTTCAGCCCAGAAAGTCTGACTCGGTCTACATCATACTATACTATATCTCAATTGTAGAATACAATGATTACTATCATACAGAaacagttaaaattattttattattcacagatgacatcatCAATTTAAACACGTATCATGAGTCAATTTGtgctatatattttattaaagtaataGTTAGTGGTATGTAATTTTAACTCAAGGGAGCTCTTATAACTTTTAATCATTAAACCCACTCataaaatcttcagaaaaaacACTTGTTCCAGGATCTAGTGTTTAAATGGTGACCTCTGAGACATGAACGAACCTGTCATAGACACAAGTATTTGAATTATCTATCATGATCATCAAAACAAAGGAACATTAGAACTgactgaataaaaatataaattttataatcttcACCTTACTGTTCAGGGCATTGGAGACTGAACATCTTCTCTTTGACAGATAACTGTTTTGACCTTGGACATCAGAAATAACTATTAGAGGTTATTTAAATGACATCTGTTCTGagaaaatttatttccaaatCAATGTATATACTATTAGTGGCAAGGGTATTTTATTCAGTTAACATACACTATAATTCTATTGTTGGAAAGGcacattatttaaaagaaaattttatgtgTAATATGTTCACtaactacagaaaaaaaattctgaaaatacgTTTTTCTCATTTACTCTAGTGAAATTAATTGGATGCAGTCTCAGTCTAAAAAAATCTCTCTTGATGAACTGGATTTTCAGGTAACATTGGGAAATTTTGTTCAATTCCTATTCTGAATTAATGGTTGCTTTTCATAACGTATTTCTTGGATCAAAGCCTATTTGCAAGCTGATTTAAAGTCAAAACAAGTAGTAAGAATTTGTGACAGCTTTCATCCCCTTATCTGAAGTCACATAGTCAAGAAGGAGGAGTCTTGGAAGAACCGGTATCTAAACACACTTGGGAAAAGCAGAATTCACAGCGGCCCTGCAGGGAAAACAGGAGAGAGCTGCAGCCCTGGAGAGGAAATGCTTAACCAGGATCTATTTTCCACAGTGTCGGCTCCACACTAGTCAAGAAGGAGAACATCAAGGGAACTCTCTGGATCACAGTAATGTTAATCTTTAATATCTCTTGGAAAATAGCATGCCTGGGTTGGTAAAACAACTTATgggaagtaaaaaagaaaaaaggaactttTAGACCTATACgggtttctggttttctttcagaattcttagaataaataaatattgtaaatCCCTGTGAAAAATTCTCCTTTTTATGTCTACTATGAAGGAAACATTAAATTTATTCTCTATTGTAAGAGGTAGACATGAAGCTATGTCTCAATTTGTGATTTCATGAATTTTGATCcagtagaaataaaagaggaaggtATAGAtcaaattgaaaataattaaaatataatattttattcatgaaGACTATGGAGCTAAGATGGACTCAGATATTTTTGATCCATTTCTAAACTTCATAATGTGCATGAAAAATTTCTTGAAGATTTCCTAtgtcaggtttttaaaaagcagagaagaatttttttcccttcctgaaTTAATCTTTGGAGACTATAGTGATAAAGGAAATAGTGAAGGAATTAACATCATGGGAttggctttaattttttaaacattttcagttttgttttcatttaattttaactgaAGTTCTGTCTTATTTAGAAGTTAGGCACAACTACATATACCACGtttgtcaaaataaataaatattatttattcatccCCCCGCTCAGATGGTATAGAACTCCAATGAGGTGTGACAGCTTGCAATtcatttcaaagttattttttctttctatccaaCTTAGTCAATGGCAGAACCCAGACTCAAATCATGATTCTTGGGAAGTTAATTCTGAAGAAATCACCAAATGACTCTCTCAAAGCAACTATCTCAACCGGTAGACTCAGTTAACCTTCTAAATGTGACCACTTTTGAATCACAAGCACAGTTTGAATTAATTTCTTCATAATATtcaggaaacatattttaaatagtataacaaacaaaaagcacaacTTTTGTACTAAgtctacagagagagagaaaaaggcaccAGTTTGATATTTAACTGTTACTTTTCAATCATATATTTTCTCTAAGTTTCGTGTCTTtttatttaagacttttttttagagcagttttaggtttacaacaaaattaagaGAATGATGCAGatatttcccatataccccttccACATACATGTACAGCATCCCCTGTTATAAATATCACTCAACGGAATGTTCCCTTTTTTTGGATTAGGGTAGTAGtggaggaaatttttaaaagtgagcgcatagtcaacaaatatttttgcacTCAAAGTTACAGTGATAAATTATGTATTAGGGATGGGAAAAACAAAGGTGCCAAAGATAAAAGCCCGATCTACTACATAAGAAACTGGCAAATCAAAGATGCTATTCACTAAGATATGGAAAAAGAGGAACACGCTTTCATTCCAACATTAGCCAAATAATTAGATTTCATAAGTGAATTCACTGACAAAGTAAAAGAATATATTCACTACATCAAGTAACAAGCTTTATAGAGAATATAGagtaacatcattttaaaaacagatttagtCCAAACTGCCAAATTTACATATGAGAGAATTCGGACACTGAGTTTAAGAGTGAACACCTCAAGGTCACCtagataaaaatataacatgaaaCTTATGACCATAAAAGAATCTACAATAATATCCGATTACTTGgctataatttttacttttaccattaatttttttaattattaatataagtTCTCTCCATTTACTTCTGTATTTCACCTATTTAGATAGTCTATGTTGAcaaatttattattgttattattattattattattattattatcattctcctcctccttcccctcctcttcctcctaatCTTATCACTCTAGGATTTGAGCATTGAAGGACTATGGACCAAAGCAATTATACTTCTCTACATGGTTTTATTCTGCTTGGCTTCTCTGACCATCCCAAACTGGAGGTGGTCCTGTCAGGAGTTGTCACCATCTTCTGTCTAATTACATTGGTGGGTAACACAGCCATCATTCTTGCATCTCTCCTGGATTCCCATCTCCACACAccaatgtactttttcctcaggaatTTATCTCTCCTGGATCTATGTTTCACAACCAGCATCATCCCTCAGATGATGGTTAACTTGTGGGGACCTGATAAGACCATCAGCTATGTGGGCTGTGTCATTCAACTCTATGTTTATATGTGGTTGGGCTCCATTGAGTGTCTTCTCCTGGCTGTGATGTCCTATGATCGTTTTACAGCTATTTGTAAGCCTTTGCATTATTTGATAATCATGAACCCACATCTGTGTCTCAAGATGATTCTCATGGTCTGGAGTATTAGTTTGGCCAACTCTGTAGCATTATGTACAGTCACCCTGAATCTGCCTAGATGTGGAAACAA
Coding sequences:
- the LOC106843522 gene encoding olfactory receptor 2W1-like, translating into MDQSNYTSLHGFILLGFSDHPKLEVVLSGVVTIFCLITLVGNTAIILASLLDSHLHTPMYFFLRNLSLLDLCFTTSIIPQMMVNLWGPDKTISYVGCVIQLYVYMWLGSIECLLLAVMSYDRFTAICKPLHYLIIMNPHLCLKMILMVWSISLANSVALCTVTLNLPRCGNKLLDHFLCELPAMVKIIACIDTTTVEMSVFALGIVIVLTPLILILISYGYIAKALLRMKSKAGQRKAINTCGSHLTVVSIFYGTIIYMYLQPGNSASKDQGKFLTLFYTIVTPSLNPLIYTLRNKDMKDALKKLVRVEHKSTKRNWKS